The DNA window GGTGATCGTCCGCGGGGTGCGTAACACCACGGACCTTCAGGCCGAGTACCAGCTCGCCGCGATGAACCAGTCGCTGGGTGTTCCCACGGTATTTCTGCCTGCGCAGCCCGAACTGGCCGCGGTGTCGTCGACAGCGGTGCGCACGCCGCGGTACTGACCTTCGTCCCCGCCCGGCACCAAGACAAATGGATGGCCTCGCCAACCCATCCCGCCCTACCGTGTCACTGGGTCTTCTTCTCCGACCCACTCACGAGAGGACTTCACCCCGCGTGACACCGCCTGCTCTGTAGACCTGACACCTTCCCCTGCATCGGTCGCCGACGTCGCCGTCGGCTCTTTTCCCATGCCCTCCGTCAGGTCTTCAGAGAGATCATGTCTACGCGTCCTCATATCCTGCTGTCCTGGACCCTTCGGCGCGCGCGCCGTCCCCTGCTCCCGTTCCCCTGCGTCCACTGCCACTCCGGCCTCGCCGGCGCCGGCGGCGGCCAGTTCCGCGTCAATGCCAACGGCACATTCCTCGACACCTGGTTCCTGGTCGCCTGCGCTTCCTGCGATCGCATCAGCACACTCACCGTTCACGATCGCTCGCCGCGTCACGATCGGCATTCGGCTGAACCGCGGAACTCGCATGGATTTCTCGTGCGCCCGGCCATGAGCCGCCGCCACGGACCTGAGCCCGGGCGAGAGGCACGCTGGCCCAGCCCCGGACCGCACCATGCGGCGATCCGGGCGCGGTCGCTCATGACCGGGCGCGAACTCTGGTCGAGGCCGGCCCGGTCCCGGCGGCGAGGGTGAACGCCTGATACGCACATCGGGACGTGCCCACGAGGAGGCGGCTCGGCGGAGCCAGGGCCGCCCCCTCACGGCGCGGCCCAGCCGCAGGCGACAGCGCGCCCAGCGAGTCACGGCGTGGTCGGGTTCGTCAGGGCCGGTTGTGCACGAACCACGCGTCGCCGGCGGGCAAGGCAACGGCGACCTCCCACCGACTCAGGTCGAGGTTCGGGGCGAGCGCCTTGAGCTGGCCGGCCGCCGTCCACGCCTCGTCCCCCGGTGCCGGGCGGCGGCCCACCTGGAACTGCAGCATGGTGCCCCACGACGCGACCAGGCGGGCGTCCCACCGGTGATGCCACTGCGCCAACACCTCGGCGAGGGCCTGCCGGTACTCCCGGGTGAGCGCACCGAAGAAGTCCACCCAGTACCCCGAGCGGCGGACGTCACCGGTGGGCAGCAACATGAGCAGGACGCTGTCCGGCGTGTACCAGTAGTCGGTCTGTGTTACGAACCGCACGCTGCCGAGCACCTGGGCGTACCGGTCGGCGTCGGCGAGCAGCCGGTCGTACAGCGCCCGCTCCAGCGTCTGGCGCGGAGCCGGCAGCGCCACGTCCGACACCAGGTCCGTCAGGTCCAGGCCGGCCATGGACCGCGCGTAGTACTCGACCTCGCCCTCGTCGACCTCCTCGCTGTAGTGGCGGTAGGCCAGCCAGGGTTCCGAAGACGCGGCCGCCTCGGCGAAGGCACGCAGCTCCGACTCGGACGGTCCCGGCTCGGGCTCGGGCCGGATCCGCAGCGTGCCGTCGAAGTCGTCGGTGACCATGAGGGGCCGGCGTCCGATGACCGGCGCCAGCGCGTCGGCGGCCTGCCACGCCTCGTGCAGGCGATCGGGGTCGATGCCGGCGACCAGTACGGTGCCCGACGGGCCGTGCCCGATCGGCAGGCCGGCCAGTGGCGTGCCGACGAACGCCGCTTCGATCTGGTCCAGGTCGTTTCGCACGGGGCCAGTGTCTCCGATCATCGACGGCGACGCGGCCTGGAGGTGGTCCGGGGCCGCCACCGCGAGGGCTCTCCAGGCGTCAACAGCGGTCATGATCTCCGACGAGGCGCCGAGCTCGACTCCCGGCCCCACGTCCATCGGCTGGTACGGGCGTCCTCGGGGCCATTACGGCTGGTAGAACTTGCACCGGCCGCACAGCGGTCCGGGCCAGCGCCGTCCCGCCGACAACGATGCCGCCCCGGCGGCCCGACCACCACACCGATGGTGTCCGCCCAGGCGGAACACGCGCAGACCACAGGAGTGCCAGAACGTATGGACGGAACCGCAGGCAGCCCGTGGGTGGTAACCGGTCTGGATCCCCTGGCCGGGCGGGTGTTGGAGCACCTGGTGGGCGTGCCGTCGGCGGACGCCACCGACGTGGCGGCGGCGGTCGGGGTGTCGCCGGCGGAGGCGGAACGAGTACTGCGGCACCTTGCGGACTCCGCACTGGTGCTGCGGATCGACGGCACGGCGCCGCGCTGGGCGGCCGGTCCCCCACGGTCGTCGCTCAGCGCCCTGCTGGCCCGGCGGCGGGCCGAACTGGCCCACGTCGAGGGCATCGTGGAGCGGCTCCACGAGGTGTACGAGGCGGTGTCCGGGCCGCGCGCCGCGCACCTGGTGGAGGTGCTGGAGCGCGAGGACGAGGTGCCGGCACGCTACGGCCAGCTGCTCAAGGGGAGCTCGGTCGAGGTACTGCATCTGGCCAAGCCGCCGTATGTGACGGCCGCGCAGGGGTCCGTCGCGGAGCCGGGGGTGGCGCCCGGGGTGCGGATGCGGTCGGTGTACGAGACGGACGGCTTCACCGACGCCGTGTCGCTGGAGACGGCGCTGCGCGGGACGGGTCAGGGTGGGGAACTGCGGCTGGCGTCCGGGCTTCCGGTGAAGCTGGTGGTGTTCGACCGGGCGGCGGCTCTGCTGCCGGTGCGCGGGGACCGCCCGGCGGCCGGTTCGATGGTGGTGCACTCGCCCGCGCTGGTGGTGGCGCTGGTGGCGCTGTTCGAGAGCGTGTGGGAGCGCGCCGACCCGGTGTCGCTGACGAGCCGACACGACGGGCCGGCCCCGAAGCGCGATGTGACCGGCGAGGGGCCGGACCGGCGGACACGGGAGATCCTGCACATGATGGCGACCGGGATGAAGGACGAGGCGATCGCCCGCGTGCTCAAGGTGAGCCGCCGTACCGTGCAGAAACATGTCAGCGATGCGGGTTCCCTGCTCGGCGCCCGGACCCGGTTCCAGATCGCGCTGCTGGCGGCGGAACGGGGGTGGCTGAAGCAGTAGGTGCGGACCGGATGCCGCAGGTCCCTACGGCCGAACCTCCTTGCCAGGACATATCCCGAACACGACGGCGCGCCGGGACCGCCTGTAGGGGTCCCGGCGCGTCGTCGTGCAGCGTGCCTCCTAGCCGGGGCTCACGCGCAGGACTTGGCTCCCTTCGCGTACGCCAGGCCGAAACCGCCCGCCGACGAGTCCATGAAGATCACCTCGCGCCCCGCGCCCGCCGTCGCGAACATCTGCGCGCCCGGGCTGCACGACGCCGGGCCGACGTACGTCCCGTTGAACGCGTACTGCTTGAGCTTCGGGTTGAGCGAGTTGTCCGGGTAGCCGCCGTTCGCGAGCCAGAGGTCCACGGGGGCCTCCTCGGTGATCGTGAGCGTGGTGTCGGACAGCGTGAGGACGTCCGCCCGCTTCGCCTGCGGCGAGTTCTCCTCGAAGAGCAGGTGGCTCGTGCCGGTGGCGAAGTCGAAGAGCCGCACGGAGTCGTTGTACGTCCCCTGGTTCCACTTGCCGTCCACGTAGCTGCCGTAGTCGCGGTTGATCACCCAGGCGACGCCGGTGCCGGACACCTGCGGGTAGCTCATCGTCTCGGCGCCGGGGTCACCGCCGGCGAAGGTCGTCGTCCCCGTCGCGACGTCGTACACCTCGACGCCCAGCGACCACCGGTTGCCGTTGGCGTCGGGCTGCGCGAAGTCCTCGTACCGGACGTAGGAGATCTTCCCGTTCTTGACGCTCGGGGCGGTCGCGTTCCCGGGCCAGTCGGGGTGCGCGAGGGTGTGGACCGTCCGCGAGCTGCCCTTCAGGTAGCGCACGACGTCGCGGTACCCCTGCGCCGGCTCGTACTGGCTCCACGCGATGACGCTGCCGTCGAAGCCCAGGCCGTCGATCCGGTACGGGGAGCTGTAGAGCTCCTCGACGTCGCCGCCGCCGATGGGCGCCGACAGGATGCGGTCGGTCTCCCACGTGGGCGAATCCGGGTTGTCCTCGATCGACAGCCACACGACCCGCTTGCCGTCGGTGTACGGGAAGCTGTGCGTGTTCCCGTCGTCCGGGGAGATCCGGTACGGCGCGACCTTGCCATCGGTGCGGCCCACCCAGATCGACGGCGGCTGGGTGTGGTTCGCGTCCGACCGCGGCACGGTGAACCAGCCGCCGGCCATGCTCGCCTTCATGTCGATGTACAGCCCGGTGTTGAGCCGGTCGACCAGGAGGTCGGTGTTCTTGCCGTACAGGTTCGCCTTCCACTTCGCGGTGATCCCGCGCGAGTCGAACGCCGCCCGCACCACCTTGAGGTCCCTCTGGCTGAGGCCCGAGGACTTGGCGGAGGCGAGCACCGCGTCACGGGCGTCGACGAAGTCGGACATGGGCGTGAGGTAGTCGGTGAGCGCCCGGTAGACGATCTTGTCGGCCACCGGACCACCGAACGTCTGGCGCAGGTCCCACAGCGCCCCGGACACGATCGTCGAGTTGAGGTGCACGCCGCCGTCGTCCATCTGCGGCGTGTCCATGAGGTGCTGGAAGTCCGCCGTGGTGGCGCCGTCGTCGAGGTTGCGCAGGGCGCACCTGGTGGGCGCCAGGGTGCGGCAGAGGTCGCCGCCGATGAGGCTCGCCTCGGGGTCGGACATCGACGTGCCCGACGCGTCGAGGTCGATGGCGTTGCCGAAGTAGTCGGCGATCGCCTCGTTGAGCGCGCCCGGCTGGCCGGCGTAGACGAGGCTGGCGGAGTTCTCCACCACACCGTGCGTCATCTCGTGCCCCACGACGTCCGGGTCGGCGGCCAGCGGCAGGTACTCGTCGTCGCCGCTGCCGTACACCATGCGGGTGCCGTCCCAGTACGCGTTGACGAACGGGTAGCCGCCGTAGGTGATGCCGACGATCGAGTTGATCGGCATGCCGTCGTCGTCCAGGCTGTTGCGCCCGAGCTTCGCCTGGAACCACTCGAACACCTTCGCGGCGTCCCAGGCGGCGTCCACGGCGCCGGCGTCGGTCAGGTCCGCGCCGAGCGTGCTCGACGGCGACGCGAACGGGCCCACGCCCTCGGGCAGCTGGCCGTCGAGCAGTTCGTAGTAGTCCCGGCCCCGAGCGTCCCAGGTGGTGATCGGCACCGTCCGGCCGTCCGCGAGGGTGTGGGTCTGGTCGATCATGAGGTAGGAGCCACCGTCGTCGGTCCGGACGAGCGGGACCGGCACCGTGGCACCGTGCAGGCTCGTGCCCTCGCCGACGACCGGTGTCGTGCCGTCGCCCGACCGGGACGGCTCCGTCACGGCCCGCGGTGCGACGGCCGTCCCGCCCGCGGCCAGGGCGGCGGCCTGCTGCGCGGTCGCGAACGACTTGATCCGGCTGACGCTGAGCAGCGTCAGCCCGTTCGTCGCGCCCACGTACACGTCGCGGAGCACGGGCTGGCCCGTGACGATGTCCTTGCCCCTGACGAGGACGCGCCGCGCGAATACGCCGGTGCCGGTCGGCATGACCACGAGCCCCTGGTCGGTGCCGGTGAGGTCGGCGTGGGCCGCGTCGGGCGTCGTGCCGGGCCGCGGGGCGCCCGCCACAACGGCCGCACCGGGGTGCAGGCTCTTGCGGACGTCCTCGACCGCTCGGGAGATCGCGACGTCCGCGGGCATCGGGGTGCCCGTCGTGTCGACGTCGAGGTCCGTGAAGTAGGTGCCCGACGTGCCGGTCACCGTGCGCTTGCCGGCCTTCTTCTCCATCCGCACCACGTACTGGGCGCCGAACACGGGCAGGCCCTTGTACTTCTGGTTCAGCCGGACCGTCTCCCGCGCGCCCTGCGTGTCGACGCTCGCCGTGGTGAGCGTGCCGGCCGGGTCGGCCATCTTGTAGCGGTCCTTGTGGCCCGCGAGGTGGGCCTTGGCGGCCTTGTCCGGTGCGATGGTGGCGTCGGCCGGGTCGGCCAGGTCGTCCACGAGCGCGGGGGTGTCCGTAGCGGGCGCCACGGTGGCCGGGACGGACACCTCCGCGGCCGCCGTCGTGCCCGTCGGCGCCGCGTTCGCGGCCTGGGCGGTGGTTCCGAGGAGGGCAGCTGCCGCCAGAATGGCGAGAGCCGGTGGTGCCTTGAGTCTGCGCATCTACTGCTCCTGCAAGGTGGTCCAGCGCCCGGCCGACTCCTTGCGGCACGGGGTTCGCTCACCCTCACCGTGATGTCATCGTTGACACAAGGACGACTTTGCGCATCTGCACAAGTCGGAAGCTCACCGAGGAACCGCTGATCGCAGTGGCATACCTGGTCGGAGGCGGTGGTGGGTGCAGTGTCATCCGCAAGGCGGCAGGCATCGACTTCGTCGCGGCGGAGCGGTACAGGACGTCCGCGAACTCCGGCCACGGCAGAAGTCACCAGACGTGGGGAACCAGGCGAGCACGGCTTGCGGCAAAGTCTCGGTAGCGGTTGCCGAGCTCAGCAGTCAGGGCTCGCTCCTCGATCCGAAGTCGATAGATGAGAGCGATCGAGATTACGACCGCCCCACCGGCAACGCCGACCCAGTTACCCAGCATCAGGCCACACCCGAGGAAGGCGAGCAGCAGGCCCGTGTAACTCGGGTGCCGCAGCACCCGGTACGGACCGCTATCCACGACGGGCTGGTCTCCACTGGTCATCACTACTACCGTGAAGTACCTACCTAAGCTCGCGAAGGCCCACCAACGCAGCAGCAGGCCGAGCCACCCGATCACCGCCCCGAGCGCGAACAGCCACGGGCCGCCGATCGTGGCGCCGGGTGTGACCGCTCGTCCGGCAGGTAGCAGCAGGATGCCACCGAAGAACATCGCCCGGAAAAGTATCTCCGCGCGCAGATTGACACGGGTCGCGCCGTGCCGTACGCGGAGCGCCTGCGAAACCTCGCCCACCACGAAGGCGCCGACGCTCGCGGCTAGGACGATCCGAGCCCAGGCGGAGTGTTCTCCATACGGCGCGAGCACACGGGGATTGTCGCCTGGTCCCGAGGTGGTGGCTATACACCCCGCGACAGCGGGCGTACGCGAACCCGTTCGCCGGGTGCGGGAGGACCGCACTCTCATACCGGTGGTCACGCGCGAGCACGACGGATGGTGGCCACCACTGTTGCTCAGGCATGACCGGGCGGCACAATGCGACGGTGTCAGATCATTCTGAGCCGCTCGGCTACCGGCTTGTCACCGGACCCGATGACGCTGACTTCTGCGCCCGCGTCAGCGGCCTCCTCCACCAGGGCTACCGGCTGTACGGCTCACCGGCGCTGGCCTTCAACGGGGAACGCGTCATCGCCGCTCAAGCGTTGGTACTTCCGAACGTCGCCGGGCCCGAGCCGGCCGAGGGCCCCAAGTAGGGGGACCTCATGGCCGCCGACCGAGCATCACGGTACGTGACGGGCGAACGGCAGCGCCCGACGCGCGCGGACCTGTCGATGAGCGGACGTTCGAGACGGTTGCGTGTTTCCCGGCGGCGGTCGGGGAATCTCGTCGCCCACCACGGCACCGAGCGGGATGTCGAGGCGTGGGAGGTCGTGCTGGCCGACGAGCCGGAATCCGAGCCGGCGACCCCGTAGTGGTCAGGCGGGCACCAGTTCGCGGCAGCGGCGCAGGGTGGCCAGGGCGACCGGCGCGTCGCGGCCCTCGATGCCGGCGGCGAGTTCGGCGACCACCGGCGCGGCCCGTCCCGGCTCGCCCGCGGTCACCGCGGCCTCGGCCAGCACGAGGACCGCCTCCGCCGCCCAGGCCCAGATGCCCTTGTCCCGGACGAGGGAGACCGCGTCGAGCGCGTGCGGCACCGCGTCGTCGGGCCGGTCGGGCAGCAGCAGTCGGGCCAGCCCCGACGCGGCCTGCACCAGCGGCAGGATCGCGCCGACCCGCCGGGCCTCGGCGATCACGTCCCGGAACTGGCGCTCCGCCTCGGCCGGGGATCCTGAGCGGGCGAGGACGGTGGCGAGTTCGGCGCGGACGTCGAGCCCGGCGAACGGGATCCGTTCCGGGGTGGCGGCCAGCCGGGCGAGGCGGTCCGCCAGCCCGTCGAGCCGCCCGGCGGCCCGGTCGAGCGCCAGTTCGGTCACCTCCACGAGGCCGAGCAGCCGCTCGTACTCGTTCGTCTCCATCAGCCGCCGGGCGGCCGAGGCCAGGGCCGACGCCCGGTCCAGGTGCCCGGCGTGCAGGGCGCCCTGGGCCCAGTTCAGGCAGGCGCGGACGTGTTCGCGGGGCTGGTCGGCGAGGACCGGCGATGCGCGCATCTCGTCGATGACCAGCCAGGCCGTCGGGTCACCCAGCTCCAGCAGCAGCGAGGCGCGGGCGATCCGTACCTCCAGGTGGGCGACCGGGTCGCCGCTGGCCGCCGCGGCCTCCTCGGCCGCCGCGCAGCGGGCCAGGTGGTCGCGCACGTGCCGGCCGACCACCGTGTCCGGCGCGGCCAGCACCGCGAGCGCCTGGGCCCGGCGTCGCGGGGCGCGCAGGTACGGCACGGCCCGTTCGATCTCGGTGTACCCGCGCAACTCCTCGCCCTGCTGCCGCAGCATCCGCCCGAACACGAGGCCCAGTTCGCCGCGGGCCCCCGGCGGCAGGCGCCGGTCGGCGAGCAGCCGCTCCAGCACTGGAATCACGGGCGCCTGGCTGAGGCCGTCGATGGCCGAGCGGCCCAGCTTCGCGGCGAGCCGGACCCGCACCGGACGAGGCAGCTCGGCGAGGTCCATGGTCTGCAACAGGAACCGGGCGGCGGTGGCGTCGTCGCCGCGTTCGGTGGCCAGGTCGGCGGCGGCTTCGGCGTTGCGGACGAAGTCGGCGCCGCTGCCGGCGAGCCGGTAGTGGTGGGCGAGCTGCGCCACCGGCCGGGGCAGCGACTGCTCCAGCACCCGGGCGGCACGCAGGTGCAGCCACTGCCGGGTGCCGGGCGAGAGCAGGTCGTACACCACCTGGCGGGCCAGGTCGTGGCGGAACCGCAGCCCGTCGGTGGCCTCGTGCAGCAGGCCGGCGTGCTGCGCCGCGTCCAACTCCGCGCGGACCGCGTCGCCGGGGAGGCGCAGCACGGCGGCGAGGGTACGGCGGTTCGGCACGAGGCCGAGGACCGCGGCGGCGCCGAGCACCTCGCGGGTGGATTCGTCGAGCGAGCGCAGCCGCCAGAGCAGCACGTCCCGGAGTACGAAGGGGACGGTGTCGTCGGCGAGCGGATCGCCGCCTCGTTCGGCGAGGGAGCGCAGCACCTCCTCCAGCACGAACGGGATGCCCGCGGTGCGGTCCAGCAGCGCGGTGGTGAGCCCGTGCGGCGGGTCGCTGAGCCGCAACGTGCGGGCGGCCAGCTCGCGTACGTCGCCGGCGCTGAGTGGTGGCAGCGCGATCCGGCGCACCGCCCCCGGTGGGGTGCGGGCCAGCGCGTCGTGGATGGGGGTGCCGCCGGTGGGGGCCGGGGGGCGGGCGGTGAGCACGACGGCCAGGTCGGCGACCGGGTGGGCGCCGAGGTAGGCGAGGAATTCGCAGGTCGCCGGGTCGGCCCAGTGCAGGTCTTCGAGGACCAGCACGGCGGGCGTGAGCGCGGTGAGCACCGCGGCCACCGCACGGAGCAGCCGGTGCCGCTCGGCCGGTTGGTCGTTCAGCGGGGGCGGTGCGGGAGGCAGCCGGTCGGCCAGTTCGGGCAGCAGCGGGGCGAGCGCGCCGGCTACCGGGTTGAGCGGGCCCAGTTCGTCGGCGCCGGTCCGGATGGCGTCGAGCAGGGCACCGAGCGGGAACGGCTCCGGCACGTCGTCGCACTCGCCGACCAACCGACGCCGGGTGGAGCCGGTGAGCAGCTCCGCGACGAGCCGGCTCTTGCCGATGCCGGGCTCGCCCTCCACCAGGACCAGGCAGGGTGGCGTCTCGATCAGGTGGCGCAACGTCGCCAGCTCGGCCGCCCGGCCGACGAATTCGATGGGTCCGCGCAGGCGTCCAGGGCGGACCAGGGACTCGAACCCGCCCCGCGTGTCGTGACCGTCAAACCGCCCGTCGCCGCTCGCGCGGGCAGCCAATCATCCGGACCTGTTCCGGTGGACGGCCGGGCGGGCCGGCGGTGACCTGTGGCACACCGCCGGCCCACCCGGCCGCGGGGATCAGCAGTTACGACCGCACCGTGATCGGCACCGTCTTCAACGGATCCTTGCCGTTGCTCAGCACCACCACGCCGATGTACCGACGACCGGGGGCGAGCCCGGACCAGCGCAGCGTCAGGTTCACCGTCGCGCCGGCCATCACGCTGACCTGCTTGGGGTCGATGGTCAGCTTTCCGGCCGACGTGCCAGGCACGCCGGGCAGCAGGGTGGTGATGGTGTACGTGTTGGCGCCCTGACCGGCTGGCGTGTTGAGGGTGTACAACTGCTCGATGATCAGGGTGTAGTCGCCGGCGCCGGGCAGCACCACGTTGGCGCCGTCGGCGGTGCCGTACTTGTACTCGACGAGTTTGCCGGTGCTGTCGTAGACGTAGAACATGAACTCGGCGCACGGGGGCAGCGGGTCGGCGCCCCAGTCGATGTCGACGCAGAGCGGCTTCTGCCCGGTGACGACGATCTGCGGGTTGACCGTGCCGGCCGGTACGTGCACAGTGCCCCGGTAGAGCGATGCCGGCAGGGGGTCGGGCAGTGTGTCCGGCGCGTTCCAGTCCCAGATCGGCGCGTCACCGTGCAGGGTGGCCGTGGTGCTGGTGCCGGCGGTCAGGCCGATCGGCTGCGCGGCCAGGGTGCCCCGGTAGCCGACCTGCGCGGTCATCGAGAAGCTGCCGGAGGTGCCGGTGCCGGCGATACTGTCCGGCGCGATCAGCCCGCTGTTCTTCACGACCAGCGGGATCGTGACCTGGTGCTGGGAGTTGTCCCGCCACGTCAACGAGCCGTCGGTCCAGGCGTCGACGGCGCCGGCCTTGTTGGTGATCTCCACCTTGAAGGTGGCGGTCCGGTCCGGGAGCACGGTCAGGCTGGCCGGGGTGACCTTGACGGCGTAACCGGCGGGTGCGCGCACCGAGGACGTGTAGGTGCCCTTCCGGTCGCTGACGTTGGTGACGGTGCGGGTGATGGTCTGGGTGCCGACCATGTTGCCCATCGCGATCGACGGGTAGTTGAGCTGGCTCGTCTCGATCGCACCGGTCGTGGCGCAGTCGTCGGCGGGTACCTGGTTGCCCTTCGCGGCCAGGCCGCACAGGTACCTCTGCCAGTCCTGCTGGCCGGAGTCGTAGACCAGGCCCGGGTCGAAGGCTCCGCCCGGGCGGACCTGGCCGGCGCCGTAATTGAACGGGGTGGCGTCCGTATCCCCCAGCTTGATCGCGTTGCCCTTGTCCGTGGTGTCGATGGCGGTCGTCATGAGCGCCGACCGGATCGCCGACGGTGACCAGCCCGGGTGCCGGGCCCGCAGCAGCGCGGCGATGCCGGCGATGTGGGGGGCCGCCATCGACGTACCCGATTCGAGCGCGAAGTTCTGCCCGCCGATCGCCGGGGAGAACGCCGCGGCGACGCCCACGCCGGGCGCGCTGATGTCCGGCTTGAGCAGGTCGCCGCCGTTGAAGTACGACGGCCCCGCCGAGGAGAACCCGGCGACCTGCGGCGCCTCGACCCTGGTCAGGGTGCCCGCCGAGATCGTCGCCGTCGCGCTGCCCGCGGCGAGGTAACTTGCGACGGCCGGGGCGTCGGTGTCGGAGATGTGCACGGTGGGCACCGCGTGCAGGTCCGGGTCCAGGGAGTTGACCGTGTCGTTGTAGAGGACCATGCCGACGCCACCGGCCTTCGCCACGGCGGCACTCTTCGCGACCCGGTCGACGACGCCGCGCCGGCAGAACACGATCGCCCCCTTGACCTTGGCCGGGTCGAGGGCGCCGTCGGCGCAGAGTTCGGCGTTCAGCGTGTCGTCGGGGTGCAGCGTGCTGGCCTTCGCCGAGACCAGCGGTGCCGGCCCGGCGGCGGTGCCTCCCACGCCCACCCCGGTGATGGTCGTGCCGTTGCCGAGGGTGAGCGTGCGGCTGTACTGCTGGTCGGTGGTGCTCGCGGCCACCGTGGTCACCCAGGGGGTCGAGTTGTCGACGGTGCCGGCCTCGGGGCCGGCGTTGCCGGCCGCGGCCGAGACGAACACCCCGGCGGCGGCGGCGTTGAGGAACGCCTGCTCGATCGCGCTGAAGTTCTCCATGTCGTCGCCGACCGAGTAGTTGATCACGTCGACGCCGTCGGCGACCGCGTCGTCGATGGCGTGCACGATGTCGATGCTGCTACCCGCTGCCGAGCCCGCGCCGGTGTCGTAGAGCGCCTTGTAGATCGCCAGCCGGGCGGCCGGCGCCATCCCGGAGATCGCCCCCAGGGGCTGGTCGCCGATCGAGGCCGGTACCCCGTGGTCGCCTGCGGCGGTGCTCGCCGTGTGGGTGCCGTGACCGTTGCGGTCGCGGGGCGAGTGGTACTCGTCGGCGAAGGCGTCGGCCAACCCGCTGTCGTTGTACCAGCGCGCCCCGATCACCTTGTTGTTGCAGGTGACCGGCGCCTCGGTACCGACGTCGCAGGTGCCCTTCCACTTCGCGTCGATGCTCGCCTGAT is part of the Micromonospora halotolerans genome and encodes:
- a CDS encoding DUF1062 domain-containing protein produces the protein MSTRPHILLSWTLRRARRPLLPFPCVHCHSGLAGAGGGQFRVNANGTFLDTWFLVACASCDRISTLTVHDRSPRHDRHSAEPRNSHGFLVRPAMSRRHGPEPGREARWPSPGPHHAAIRARSLMTGRELWSRPARSRRRG
- a CDS encoding DUF4253 domain-containing protein, giving the protein MRNDLDQIEAAFVGTPLAGLPIGHGPSGTVLVAGIDPDRLHEAWQAADALAPVIGRRPLMVTDDFDGTLRIRPEPEPGPSESELRAFAEAAASSEPWLAYRHYSEEVDEGEVEYYARSMAGLDLTDLVSDVALPAPRQTLERALYDRLLADADRYAQVLGSVRFVTQTDYWYTPDSVLLMLLPTGDVRRSGYWVDFFGALTREYRQALAEVLAQWHHRWDARLVASWGTMLQFQVGRRPAPGDEAWTAAGQLKALAPNLDLSRWEVAVALPAGDAWFVHNRP
- a CDS encoding helix-turn-helix transcriptional regulator — translated: MDGTAGSPWVVTGLDPLAGRVLEHLVGVPSADATDVAAAVGVSPAEAERVLRHLADSALVLRIDGTAPRWAAGPPRSSLSALLARRRAELAHVEGIVERLHEVYEAVSGPRAAHLVEVLEREDEVPARYGQLLKGSSVEVLHLAKPPYVTAAQGSVAEPGVAPGVRMRSVYETDGFTDAVSLETALRGTGQGGELRLASGLPVKLVVFDRAAALLPVRGDRPAAGSMVVHSPALVVALVALFESVWERADPVSLTSRHDGPAPKRDVTGEGPDRRTREILHMMATGMKDEAIARVLKVSRRTVQKHVSDAGSLLGARTRFQIALLAAERGWLKQ
- a CDS encoding M4 family metallopeptidase; the protein is MRRLKAPPALAILAAAALLGTTAQAANAAPTGTTAAAEVSVPATVAPATDTPALVDDLADPADATIAPDKAAKAHLAGHKDRYKMADPAGTLTTASVDTQGARETVRLNQKYKGLPVFGAQYVVRMEKKAGKRTVTGTSGTYFTDLDVDTTGTPMPADVAISRAVEDVRKSLHPGAAVVAGAPRPGTTPDAAHADLTGTDQGLVVMPTGTGVFARRVLVRGKDIVTGQPVLRDVYVGATNGLTLLSVSRIKSFATAQQAAALAAGGTAVAPRAVTEPSRSGDGTTPVVGEGTSLHGATVPVPLVRTDDGGSYLMIDQTHTLADGRTVPITTWDARGRDYYELLDGQLPEGVGPFASPSSTLGADLTDAGAVDAAWDAAKVFEWFQAKLGRNSLDDDGMPINSIVGITYGGYPFVNAYWDGTRMVYGSGDDEYLPLAADPDVVGHEMTHGVVENSASLVYAGQPGALNEAIADYFGNAIDLDASGTSMSDPEASLIGGDLCRTLAPTRCALRNLDDGATTADFQHLMDTPQMDDGGVHLNSTIVSGALWDLRQTFGGPVADKIVYRALTDYLTPMSDFVDARDAVLASAKSSGLSQRDLKVVRAAFDSRGITAKWKANLYGKNTDLLVDRLNTGLYIDMKASMAGGWFTVPRSDANHTQPPSIWVGRTDGKVAPYRISPDDGNTHSFPYTDGKRVVWLSIEDNPDSPTWETDRILSAPIGGGDVEELYSSPYRIDGLGFDGSVIAWSQYEPAQGYRDVVRYLKGSSRTVHTLAHPDWPGNATAPSVKNGKISYVRYEDFAQPDANGNRWSLGVEVYDVATGTTTFAGGDPGAETMSYPQVSGTGVAWVINRDYGSYVDGKWNQGTYNDSVRLFDFATGTSHLLFEENSPQAKRADVLTLSDTTLTITEEAPVDLWLANGGYPDNSLNPKLKQYAFNGTYVGPASCSPGAQMFATAGAGREVIFMDSSAGGFGLAYAKGAKSCA
- a CDS encoding methyltransferase family protein, which gives rise to MLAPYGEHSAWARIVLAASVGAFVVGEVSQALRVRHGATRVNLRAEILFRAMFFGGILLLPAGRAVTPGATIGGPWLFALGAVIGWLGLLLRWWAFASLGRYFTVVVMTSGDQPVVDSGPYRVLRHPSYTGLLLAFLGCGLMLGNWVGVAGGAVVISIALIYRLRIEERALTAELGNRYRDFAASRARLVPHVW
- a CDS encoding DUF1737 domain-containing protein produces the protein MTGRHNATVSDHSEPLGYRLVTGPDDADFCARVSGLLHQGYRLYGSPALAFNGERVIAAQALVLPNVAGPEPAEGPK
- a CDS encoding ATP-binding protein, with product MAARASGDGRFDGHDTRGGFESLVRPGRLRGPIEFVGRAAELATLRHLIETPPCLVLVEGEPGIGKSRLVAELLTGSTRRRLVGECDDVPEPFPLGALLDAIRTGADELGPLNPVAGALAPLLPELADRLPPAPPPLNDQPAERHRLLRAVAAVLTALTPAVLVLEDLHWADPATCEFLAYLGAHPVADLAVVLTARPPAPTGGTPIHDALARTPPGAVRRIALPPLSAGDVRELAARTLRLSDPPHGLTTALLDRTAGIPFVLEEVLRSLAERGGDPLADDTVPFVLRDVLLWRLRSLDESTREVLGAAAVLGLVPNRRTLAAVLRLPGDAVRAELDAAQHAGLLHEATDGLRFRHDLARQVVYDLLSPGTRQWLHLRAARVLEQSLPRPVAQLAHHYRLAGSGADFVRNAEAAADLATERGDDATAARFLLQTMDLAELPRPVRVRLAAKLGRSAIDGLSQAPVIPVLERLLADRRLPPGARGELGLVFGRMLRQQGEELRGYTEIERAVPYLRAPRRRAQALAVLAAPDTVVGRHVRDHLARCAAAEEAAAASGDPVAHLEVRIARASLLLELGDPTAWLVIDEMRASPVLADQPREHVRACLNWAQGALHAGHLDRASALASAARRLMETNEYERLLGLVEVTELALDRAAGRLDGLADRLARLAATPERIPFAGLDVRAELATVLARSGSPAEAERQFRDVIAEARRVGAILPLVQAASGLARLLLPDRPDDAVPHALDAVSLVRDKGIWAWAAEAVLVLAEAAVTAGEPGRAAPVVAELAAGIEGRDAPVALATLRRCRELVPA